A genome region from Microbacterium terricola includes the following:
- a CDS encoding DUF1304 domain-containing protein, whose protein sequence is MVAIIATVSGALAALLHVYIFLMESVQWTQPRVWKRFGVADQAAADTIKPMAYNQGFYNLFLAIGAIIGIALFWAGEPSTIADVAGRTLVLYSLGSMAAAALVLVSGGTRYLRPALVQGTLPLIGFVLFLFA, encoded by the coding sequence ATGGTCGCGATCATCGCAACGGTCTCCGGCGCCCTCGCGGCGCTGCTGCACGTGTACATCTTCCTGATGGAGAGCGTCCAGTGGACGCAGCCCCGGGTGTGGAAGCGCTTCGGCGTGGCCGATCAGGCTGCCGCCGACACGATCAAGCCGATGGCGTACAACCAGGGGTTCTACAACCTCTTCCTCGCGATCGGCGCGATCATCGGCATCGCGCTGTTCTGGGCGGGGGAGCCGTCGACGATCGCCGACGTGGCGGGGCGCACGCTCGTGCTCTACAGCCTGGGCTCGATGGCCGCCGCAGCGCTCGTGCTGGTCTCCGGCGGGACCCGCTACCTGCGCCCCGCGCTCGTGCAGGGCACGCTGCCGCTGATCGGCTTCGTGCTCTTCCTGTTCGCCTGA
- a CDS encoding thermonuclease family protein has protein sequence MARGTGGPRAALVLLIVAAVALGAGWWSGTQSLADRATGAPTRPADAFALTVASVWDGDTLRATLDRPNAVVESAGELKVRLIGIDTPERSPVEECGALDARDALLALAPVGSTVWAAPDADPRDRYDRWLFYLWTDDGRFINERLTASGDAEPLSFEPNTTYAGLLAASARGAREAGLGQWGACD, from the coding sequence ATGGCGAGGGGCACCGGCGGTCCGAGAGCGGCCCTGGTGCTGCTCATCGTCGCCGCGGTCGCGCTCGGCGCGGGCTGGTGGTCCGGCACGCAGAGCCTGGCTGACCGAGCCACAGGAGCCCCGACGCGGCCGGCCGACGCGTTCGCGCTGACCGTGGCGTCGGTGTGGGACGGCGACACCCTGCGCGCCACGCTCGACCGGCCGAACGCCGTCGTCGAGTCCGCCGGCGAGCTGAAGGTGCGGCTGATCGGCATCGACACCCCCGAGCGCTCGCCCGTGGAGGAATGCGGGGCGCTCGACGCCCGAGACGCCCTCCTCGCCCTGGCGCCCGTGGGCAGTACCGTATGGGCGGCGCCCGACGCCGATCCGCGCGACCGCTACGACCGGTGGCTCTTCTACCTGTGGACCGACGACGGCCGCTTCATCAACGAGCGGCTCACCGCATCCGGTGACGCCGAGCCGCTGTCCTTCGAGCCGAACACCACCTACGCGGGCCTGCTCGCCGCGTCGGCTCGTGGCGCGCGGGAGGCCGGACTCGGCCAGTGGGGCGCGTGCGACTGA
- a CDS encoding transferase has product MGKNYIDIENDRGETLRYRKHVNGRGLVAHGAKVHPSAVVELGAYVEPGVHIAAGAHVGRGVWVESDADIGTNAEIAPHAHIGAGAAIGASAKIGIRTHVGNGARVATGSLIGDDETIADGERVATDRRGLRLAA; this is encoded by the coding sequence GTGGGCAAGAACTACATCGACATCGAGAACGACCGGGGCGAGACGCTGCGCTACCGCAAGCACGTCAACGGACGCGGTCTCGTCGCGCACGGCGCCAAGGTGCACCCGAGCGCGGTCGTCGAACTGGGCGCCTATGTCGAGCCGGGCGTGCACATCGCCGCCGGCGCACACGTCGGCCGCGGGGTCTGGGTCGAGTCCGATGCGGACATCGGCACCAACGCCGAGATCGCGCCGCACGCCCACATCGGCGCCGGCGCCGCGATCGGCGCGAGCGCGAAGATCGGCATCCGCACCCACGTCGGCAACGGCGCGCGGGTCGCCACCGGCTCCCTGATCGGCGACGACGAGACGATCGCCGACGGCGAGCGCGTCGCGACCGACCGCAGGGGCCTCCGCCTGGCCGCCTGA
- a CDS encoding YitT family protein translates to MTHAPDPGFDPDDTASGPTLVFDSQTMAHSIPEDILGILTGTFAASLGLYLLQASQAVTGGTAGLALLVDYATTWPFWLIFALVNLPFAALAIWQKGWDFTIRTAISIALVSGFSVVNHALFDIAAIDPIYGTLGGNLLAGVGLLILFRHRASLGGVNIIALVVQERTGFRAGWTQLVFDVLIIAGALFVVPWPNVLMSAAGAVLLSLVLAMNHRPGRYIGH, encoded by the coding sequence GTGACTCACGCGCCCGACCCCGGCTTCGACCCCGATGACACCGCCTCGGGCCCGACGCTCGTGTTCGATTCGCAGACGATGGCGCACAGCATCCCCGAGGACATCCTCGGCATCCTGACCGGCACGTTCGCGGCCTCGCTGGGCCTGTATCTGCTGCAGGCGAGCCAGGCGGTCACGGGCGGCACGGCGGGCCTCGCGCTGCTGGTCGACTACGCGACGACGTGGCCGTTCTGGCTCATCTTCGCGCTGGTGAACCTGCCGTTCGCCGCGCTCGCGATCTGGCAGAAGGGGTGGGACTTCACGATCCGGACGGCGATCTCGATCGCCCTGGTGTCGGGCTTCTCGGTGGTCAACCACGCCCTCTTCGACATCGCGGCCATCGACCCGATCTACGGCACGCTCGGCGGCAATCTGCTCGCCGGCGTCGGGCTGCTCATCCTCTTCCGGCACCGGGCGAGCCTCGGCGGCGTCAACATCATCGCGCTGGTCGTGCAGGAGCGCACCGGCTTCCGGGCGGGGTGGACGCAGCTGGTCTTCGACGTGCTGATCATCGCCGGCGCGCTGTTCGTGGTGCCGTGGCCCAACGTCCTGATGAGCGCCGCCGGCGCCGTGCTGCTCAGCCTGGTGCTCGCGATGAACCACCGCCCCGGCAGGTACATCGGGCACTGA
- a CDS encoding DNA-formamidopyrimidine glycosylase family protein: protein MPEGDTVYRTARRLDEALTGAEVTRFELRVPRAATADLTGERVGGSVSRGKHLLLRVGEWTLHSHLKMEGEWRVFARGARWSKPAFTARAIVGTAAREAVGFELAEVKLVPTRDEEELVGYLGPDPLADDWDPALAAARLQADPRPVHVAIQDQRNIAGFGNEYANEILFVRGVLPTTPATEVDAAALVDLGARMIRANRDRTPRTFTGDARPGRATWVYGREHRPCRRCGTLVRRSELGADPTKLRNVFWCPACQR, encoded by the coding sequence GTGCCTGAGGGCGACACCGTCTACCGCACCGCCCGCCGGCTCGACGAGGCACTGACCGGTGCCGAGGTCACCCGGTTCGAACTGCGCGTGCCCCGAGCGGCGACGGCCGACCTCACCGGCGAGAGAGTCGGCGGCTCGGTCTCGCGCGGCAAGCACCTGCTGCTGCGCGTGGGCGAGTGGACGCTGCACTCGCACCTCAAGATGGAGGGCGAGTGGCGGGTGTTCGCCCGCGGCGCACGGTGGAGCAAGCCCGCATTCACGGCCAGGGCGATCGTCGGCACCGCGGCGCGCGAGGCCGTGGGGTTCGAGCTGGCCGAGGTGAAGCTCGTGCCCACGCGCGACGAGGAGGAGCTCGTCGGCTATCTCGGCCCAGACCCGCTGGCCGACGACTGGGATCCCGCGCTCGCCGCCGCCCGCCTGCAGGCGGATCCTCGGCCGGTGCATGTCGCGATCCAGGATCAGCGGAACATCGCCGGCTTCGGCAACGAGTACGCGAACGAGATCCTCTTCGTCCGGGGCGTGCTGCCGACGACGCCGGCGACGGAGGTGGATGCCGCGGCCCTCGTCGACCTCGGCGCCCGCATGATCAGGGCCAACCGCGACCGCACGCCGCGCACGTTCACGGGCGACGCGCGGCCCGGGCGCGCGACCTGGGTCTACGGGCGCGAGCACCGGCCCTGCCGTCGCTGCGGCACCCTCGTCCGCCGCAGCGAACTCGGCGCCGACCCGACGAAGCTGCGCAACGTCTTCTGGTGCCCCGCCTGCCAGCGCTGA
- a CDS encoding ATP-dependent helicase, which yields MSSVLDRFGPATQDWFRGAFTAPTSAQTGAWEAISAGRHALVVAPTGSGKTLSAFLWAIDRVFHEKDAAVPALPARGRGRAPKAPASLTRVLYISPLKALGVDVERNLRSPLVGIGQSARRLGVALPEVTVGVRSGDTTSSDRRKLVTAPPDILITTPESLYLMLTSQAGETLREVSTVIIDEVHAVAATKRGAHLAVSLERLDALRRSHDPDVAPAQRIGLSATVRPIDEVARFLGGAAPVEIVAPKASKTFDLSVVVPVDDMLNPPPPPSPYTSDAADEPTAAAEDWFSPDGSSGRANGIGETEMTGSVWPHVEEAIVDRILQHRSTIVFSNSRRLAERLTARLNEIYSERLGLDLPEPSVPAAKMAQAGVTAGADAVLAKAHHGSVSKEQRAQVEEELKSGVLRCVVATSSLELGIDMGAVDLVIQVEAPPSAASGLQRIGRAGHQVGEVSRAALFPKHRSDVLHTAIVTERMLGGKIEAISVPQNPLDILAQQTVAAAALAPIDVEGWFETVKRSAPFRSLPRSAYEATLDLLAGRFPSDEFAELRPRLVWDRDHGTLTGRPGAQRIAVTSGGTIPDRGLFGVFVAGESQNARVGELDEEMVYESRVNDVFTLGTTSWRIVEITHDRVNVLPAFGQPGKVPFWHGDGIGRPAELGEALGRFSREVSAASADKAEERLREAGLDAYARANLLAYLAEQREATGTLPTDKTLTVERGRDEVGDWRIILHSPYGMKVHGPWALAVNARIRERLGVDGSAVASDDGIIARVPDATAEPPGAELFVFDPDELDTIVTAEVGGSALFASRFRECAARALLMPRTNPQRRTPLWQQRQRSAQLLEVARRYPTFPIILETLREVLQDVYDVPALLRIARAIGERRIRLVETEPAQPSPYARDLLFGYVGAFMYEGDSPLAERRAAALSVDPALLSELLGKIEMRELLDPEVIAQFEREAQRLDPDRRARGLEGVADLLRMLGPLDADEVAARLQPEGDAAGELPALGEAARAAELLDALVDARRAIPVTVAGVRRIAAIEDAGRLRDALGVALPVGIPHAFLEPVADPLGDLVARHARTHGPFRTDAVAARLGVGVAVARLTLQRLEAQGRLTSGFFLPDAGLAASPTAGDEPEWCDTEVLRRLRMRSLAAIRGSVEPVSQEAFARFLPAWQHLTRPLDGIDGVAAVIEQLAGVPIPASAWESLVLPSRVRDYTPAMLDELTATGEVIWSGHGTLPGRDGWIALHPADAAPLTLNPPDDALGPGSLEAQLLAALEGGGAYFAAQLRQATGAENEQSVIEALWNLTWAGRITNDTFAPVRMLLGGGSQAHRSARKTPRARMYRGATLPRTTAIAPPRPPAIGGRWSLLPAPEADPAVRATASASLLLDRYGVVTRGSVQSEGMPGGFAQAYRVLAGFEEAGHCRRGYVIEKLGAAQFAASATVDRLREYAGSADGPAPLNALTLAATDPANPYGAALAWPPLEGITHRPGRKAGGLVVLVDGILTLYLERGGKTVLAFTEEETRLAAAAASLASTARDRRLDTLTIEQVNGAFVYGTGVGRALRDAGFVESPRGLTLRKATARA from the coding sequence ATGAGCAGTGTGCTCGATCGGTTCGGTCCCGCGACGCAGGACTGGTTCCGCGGCGCCTTCACCGCACCGACGAGCGCCCAGACCGGCGCCTGGGAGGCGATCTCCGCCGGCCGCCACGCGCTGGTGGTGGCGCCGACCGGGTCGGGCAAGACGCTGTCGGCGTTCCTCTGGGCGATCGACCGGGTCTTCCATGAGAAGGATGCCGCTGTTCCCGCGCTCCCCGCCCGGGGGCGCGGCCGCGCGCCGAAGGCCCCCGCATCCCTCACGCGCGTCCTCTACATCTCACCGCTGAAGGCGCTCGGCGTCGACGTGGAGCGCAACCTGCGCTCGCCCCTGGTCGGCATCGGGCAGTCGGCCAGGCGGCTCGGCGTCGCGCTGCCCGAGGTCACCGTCGGCGTCCGCTCGGGCGACACGACCTCGAGCGACCGGCGCAAGCTCGTGACGGCGCCGCCCGACATCCTCATCACGACGCCAGAGTCGCTGTACCTCATGCTCACCAGCCAGGCGGGCGAGACGCTCCGCGAGGTGAGCACCGTCATCATCGACGAGGTGCACGCCGTCGCCGCGACGAAGCGCGGCGCCCACCTGGCGGTGAGCCTGGAGCGTCTCGACGCCCTGCGACGGTCGCACGACCCCGACGTGGCCCCCGCCCAGCGGATCGGACTCTCGGCGACGGTGCGCCCGATCGACGAGGTCGCGCGGTTCCTGGGCGGTGCGGCCCCCGTCGAGATCGTGGCGCCCAAGGCGTCGAAGACGTTCGACCTGAGCGTCGTCGTCCCTGTCGACGACATGCTCAACCCGCCACCTCCGCCGAGCCCGTACACGAGCGACGCAGCCGACGAGCCGACGGCCGCAGCGGAGGACTGGTTCTCTCCGGACGGCTCGAGCGGGCGCGCGAACGGCATCGGCGAGACCGAGATGACCGGGTCCGTCTGGCCGCACGTCGAAGAGGCGATCGTCGACCGCATCCTGCAGCATCGGTCGACCATCGTGTTCTCGAACTCGCGGCGCCTCGCCGAGCGACTCACGGCGCGACTGAACGAGATCTACAGCGAGCGGCTGGGACTCGATCTGCCCGAGCCGTCGGTCCCGGCGGCGAAGATGGCGCAGGCGGGCGTGACCGCGGGCGCCGACGCCGTGCTCGCCAAGGCCCACCACGGGTCGGTGTCGAAGGAGCAGCGGGCGCAGGTCGAGGAAGAGCTCAAGTCGGGCGTGCTGCGCTGCGTGGTCGCCACCAGCAGTCTCGAGCTCGGCATCGACATGGGCGCGGTCGACCTGGTGATCCAGGTCGAGGCGCCCCCGAGCGCCGCGTCCGGTCTGCAGCGCATCGGCCGTGCGGGCCACCAGGTCGGCGAGGTGAGCAGGGCCGCCCTCTTCCCCAAGCACCGCAGCGACGTGCTGCACACCGCGATCGTGACCGAGCGGATGCTGGGCGGCAAGATCGAGGCGATCTCCGTGCCGCAGAATCCGCTCGACATCCTGGCGCAGCAGACCGTGGCGGCGGCCGCGCTCGCCCCGATCGATGTCGAGGGGTGGTTCGAGACGGTCAAGCGCTCCGCGCCGTTCCGCAGCCTCCCCCGATCGGCCTACGAGGCGACCCTCGATCTGCTCGCCGGCCGGTTCCCCTCCGACGAGTTCGCCGAGCTGCGTCCTCGGCTGGTGTGGGATCGCGATCACGGCACCCTCACCGGGCGTCCGGGCGCGCAGCGCATCGCCGTCACGAGCGGCGGCACGATCCCCGATCGGGGACTGTTCGGCGTCTTCGTCGCCGGCGAGAGCCAGAACGCGCGGGTGGGCGAGCTCGACGAGGAGATGGTCTACGAGTCGCGCGTGAACGACGTGTTCACCCTCGGCACCACCAGCTGGCGGATCGTCGAGATCACCCACGACCGCGTCAACGTGCTCCCGGCGTTCGGGCAGCCGGGCAAGGTGCCGTTCTGGCACGGCGACGGCATCGGCCGCCCGGCCGAGCTCGGTGAGGCACTCGGGCGGTTCTCGCGCGAAGTGTCAGCGGCCTCCGCCGACAAGGCCGAGGAGCGCCTCCGGGAGGCGGGCCTCGACGCGTACGCCAGAGCCAACCTGCTCGCGTACCTGGCCGAGCAGCGCGAGGCCACCGGCACCCTCCCGACCGACAAGACGCTCACCGTCGAGCGCGGTCGGGACGAGGTCGGCGACTGGCGCATCATCCTGCATTCCCCGTACGGCATGAAGGTGCACGGGCCCTGGGCGCTTGCGGTCAACGCGCGCATCAGGGAGCGGCTGGGCGTCGACGGGTCGGCCGTCGCGAGCGACGACGGCATCATCGCCCGCGTGCCGGACGCGACCGCCGAGCCGCCGGGGGCCGAGCTGTTCGTCTTCGATCCGGATGAGCTCGACACGATCGTGACCGCCGAGGTCGGGGGCTCCGCCCTGTTCGCCTCGCGCTTCCGGGAGTGCGCCGCCCGGGCCCTGCTCATGCCGCGCACCAATCCGCAGCGACGCACCCCGCTCTGGCAGCAGCGCCAGCGCTCGGCGCAGCTGCTCGAGGTCGCGCGCCGCTATCCGACGTTCCCGATCATCCTGGAGACCCTGCGCGAGGTGCTGCAGGACGTCTACGACGTGCCCGCCCTGCTGCGCATCGCCCGCGCGATCGGCGAGCGACGCATCCGGCTCGTCGAGACCGAGCCCGCGCAGCCGTCGCCGTACGCCCGCGACCTGCTGTTCGGCTACGTGGGCGCCTTCATGTACGAGGGCGACTCGCCGCTGGCCGAGCGCAGGGCGGCCGCCCTCTCCGTCGATCCCGCGCTGCTGAGCGAGCTGCTCGGCAAGATAGAGATGCGCGAGCTCCTCGACCCCGAGGTCATCGCCCAGTTCGAGCGCGAGGCGCAGCGCCTCGACCCCGACCGGCGTGCGCGCGGGCTCGAGGGCGTCGCCGATCTGCTGCGGATGCTCGGCCCGCTCGACGCCGACGAGGTCGCCGCGCGGCTGCAGCCCGAGGGCGACGCCGCAGGCGAGCTCCCCGCCCTCGGCGAGGCGGCCCGTGCGGCGGAGCTGCTCGACGCCCTGGTCGACGCCCGCCGGGCGATCCCGGTCACCGTCGCGGGCGTCCGCCGCATCGCCGCGATCGAGGACGCCGGGCGCCTGCGCGACGCGCTCGGCGTCGCCCTTCCCGTCGGCATCCCGCACGCGTTCCTCGAGCCGGTCGCCGATCCCCTCGGCGACCTCGTCGCGCGGCATGCCCGCACGCACGGGCCGTTCCGCACCGACGCCGTGGCCGCGCGCCTCGGCGTGGGCGTCGCGGTCGCGCGCCTCACCCTGCAGCGGCTCGAGGCCCAGGGCAGGCTCACGAGCGGCTTCTTCCTCCCGGATGCGGGGCTCGCCGCATCGCCCACCGCCGGGGATGAGCCCGAGTGGTGCGACACCGAGGTGCTGCGGCGGCTGCGGATGCGCTCGCTCGCGGCGATCCGCGGCAGCGTCGAGCCCGTCTCGCAGGAGGCGTTCGCCCGGTTCCTGCCCGCCTGGCAGCACCTCACCCGTCCGCTCGACGGGATCGACGGGGTGGCCGCCGTGATCGAGCAGCTCGCCGGCGTACCCATCCCCGCCAGCGCGTGGGAGTCGCTCGTGCTGCCGTCGCGCGTCCGCGACTACACGCCGGCGATGCTCGACGAGCTCACGGCGACCGGCGAGGTCATCTGGTCCGGCCACGGCACCCTGCCCGGTCGCGACGGCTGGATCGCCCTGCATCCCGCCGACGCCGCCCCCCTCACCCTCAATCCGCCCGACGACGCGCTCGGCCCTGGGTCGCTCGAGGCGCAGCTGCTCGCGGCCCTCGAGGGCGGGGGCGCGTACTTCGCCGCCCAGCTGCGTCAGGCGACCGGGGCCGAGAACGAGCAGTCGGTCATCGAGGCGCTGTGGAACCTCACCTGGGCGGGCCGGATCACGAACGACACGTTCGCGCCGGTGCGGATGCTGCTGGGCGGCGGGTCGCAGGCGCACCGGTCGGCACGCAAGACGCCGCGCGCCCGCATGTACCGTGGGGCGACGCTCCCCCGCACCACGGCGATCGCGCCGCCTCGCCCACCCGCGATCGGGGGTCGCTGGTCGCTGCTGCCCGCTCCGGAGGCCGATCCGGCAGTTCGGGCGACCGCATCCGCGAGCCTGCTGCTCGACCGCTACGGGGTGGTGACCCGCGGCTCGGTGCAGTCGGAGGGGATGCCCGGCGGCTTCGCCCAGGCGTACCGGGTGCTCGCGGGCTTCGAGGAGGCCGGCCATTGCCGCCGTGGCTACGTGATCGAGAAGCTCGGCGCCGCGCAGTTCGCCGCGTCGGCGACCGTCGACCGGCTGCGCGAGTACGCCGGGTCGGCCGACGGGCCGGCCCCGCTCAACGCGCTGACCCTGGCGGCGACCGACCCGGCGAACCCGTACGGCGCCGCCCTCGCCTGGCCGCCGCTCGAGGGCATCACGCACCGGCCGGGTCGCAAGGCCGGTGGGCTGGTGGTGCTGGTCGACGGCATCCTGACCCTCTATCTCGAGCGGGGCGGCAAGACGGTGCTCGCATTCACCGAGGAGGAGACGCGTCTCGCCGCGGCCGCGGCGAGCCTCGCGAGCACGGCGCGCGACCGTCGCCTCGACACCCTCACCATCGAGCAGGTGAACGGCGCGTTCGTCTACGGCACCGGGGTCGGTCGGGCGCTGCGCGACGCCGGCTTCGTGGAGTCTCCGCGCGGACTGACGCTGCGGAAGGCCACCGCGCGTGCCTGA